The following are encoded in a window of Ricinus communis isolate WT05 ecotype wild-type chromosome 4, ASM1957865v1, whole genome shotgun sequence genomic DNA:
- the LOC8264649 gene encoding heat shock protein 90-5, chloroplastic, with product MAPVLSRSLSTASLLYLPSSTPFSLKHPSNRSFNLGSPFLPQINNNGLRKGFSCSGLKWKLDKRNNRFAVRCEAAVAEKEASDTSGEKFEYQAEVSRLLDLIVHSLYSHKEVFLRELVSNASDALDKLRFLSVTEPSLLGDAGDLEIRIRPDPDNGTITISDSGIGMTKEELIDCLGTIAQSGTSKFLKALKENQDLGADNGLIGQFGVGFYSAFLVAEKVVVSTKSPRSDKQYIWESVADSSSYVIKEETDTEKLLRRGTQITLYLREDDKYEFSDPARIQGLVKNYSQFVSFPIYTWQEKSRTIEVEEEEEPKEGEEEQPEGEKKKTKKTKTEKYWDWELANETKPIWMRNAKEVEKDEYQEFYKKTFNEFLDPLAYTHFTTEGEVEFRSVLYIPGMGPLNNEEVINPKTKNIRLYVKRVFISDDFDGELFPRYLSFVKGVVDSDDLPLNVSREILQESRIVRIMRKRLVRKTFDMIQELSESENKEDYKKFWENFGRFLKLGCIEDTGNHKRITPLLRFHSSKSEDDLTTLDEYVENMGENQKAIYYLATDSLKSAKSAPFLEKLVQKGIEVLYLIEPIDEVAIQNLQTYKEKKFVDISKEDLELGDEDEVKERETKQEYILLCDWVKQQLGDKVAKVQVSKRLSSSPCVLVSGKFGWSANMERLMKAQALGDTSSLEFMRGRRILEINPDHPIIKDLNAACKNAPDSSDAKRAVDLLYDTALISSGFSPDSPAELGNKIYEMMAMALGGRWGRSEDDAAEANEDNAAESDANVDAVSEPEVIEPSEVRAESDPWND from the exons ATGGCTCCAGTTCTAAGCAGAAGCTTATCTACTGCTTCTTTACTCTATCTTCCTTCTTCAACACCCTTTTCACTTAAACACCCAAGTAACAGGTCCTTTAATCTAGGAAGTCCATTTTTGCcacaaatcaataataatGGTCTCAGAAAGGGCTTTTCTTGCTCTGGTCTAAAATGGAAgcttgataaacgaaataatcggTTTGCTGTCAGGTGTGAGGCTGCTGTCGCTGAGAAAGAAGCCTCTGATACTTCTGGTGAGAAGTTTGAGTATCAAGCTGAG GTTAGTCGCTTGTTGGATTTGATAGTTCACAGTCTCTACAGCCACAAGGAAGTATTCCTTAGGGAGCTTGTGAG CAATGCAAGTGATGCTTTAGATAAGTTGAGATTCTTAAGCGTGACTGAGCCCTCTTTGCTAGGAGATGCTGGTGACTTGGAGATACGCATAAGACCTGATCCTGACAATGGGACCATCACTATATC AGACTCTGGCATTGGAATGACAAAGGAAGAGCTTATTGACTGTCTAGGAACTATTGCTCAGAGTGGCACTTCAAAATTCCTGAAGGCTCTTAAG GAAAACCAAGATCTTGGGGCGGACAATGGTTTGATTGGTCAATTTGGTGTTGGGTTCTATTCTGCTTTCCTTGTGGCTGAGAAG GTTGTTGTTTCGACAAAGAGCCCAAGGTCAGACAAGCAATATATCTGGGAATCAGTAGCTGATAGTAGCTCATATGTGATTAAGGAAGAAACTGATACTGAAAAGCTTCTACGTCGTGGAACACAAATTACACTTTATCTAAGG GAGGAtgataaatatgaattttcaGATCCAGCTAGAATTCAGGGTTTGGTGAAGAACTACTCACAGTTTGTTTCTTTCCCCATCTATACATGGCAAGAAAAATCAAGGACCATTGAG GTGGAAGAGGAGGAAGAACCAaaggaaggagaagaagaacaaCCAGAG GGCgagaagaaaaagacaaagaaaactaaaactgaGAAGTATTGGGACTGGGAGTTAGCCAATGAAACAAAACCGATATGG ATGCGAAATGCAAAGGAAGTTGAGAAGGATGAGTACCAGGAGTTCTACAAGAAAACATTTAATGAATTCTTGGATCCACTTGCATACACACACTTTACCACAGAG GGAGAGGTGGAGTTTAGGAGCGTTCTATATATTCCTGGAATGGGGCCTCTTAACAATGAGGAAGTtataaatccaaaaacaaaGAATATACGCTTGTATGTGAAGCGTGTGTTTATCTCAGATGATTTTGATGGAGAGCTG TTTCCACGGTATCTGAGCTTTGTGAAGGGTGTGGTGGACTCTGATGATCTTCCTCTTAACGTCTCTCGAGAAATTCTTCAAGAGAGTCGTATtgtaagaataatgagaaagaGACTTGTCAGGAAAACATTTGACATGATTCAAGAGCTCTCTGAAAGTGAAAATAAGGAG GATTACAAGAAATTTTGGGAGAATTTTGGCAGGTTTCTGAAATTAGGATGCATTGAGGACACTGGTAATCACAAGCGCATAACTCCACTGCTGCGCTTCCACTCTTCCAAAAGTGAGGATGATCTCACAACCTTGGATGAATACGTTGAGAACATGGGAGAGAACCAAAAAGCTATCTATTACTTGGCAACAGACAGCTTGAAAAGTGCCAAGTCTGCTCCGTTCTTGGAGAAGTTGGTTCAAAAAGGCATTGAG gttCTTTATTTGATTGAGCCTATTGATGAAGTTGCCATCCAGAACCTGCAGACctacaaagaaaagaaatttgttgaTATCAGCAAGGAAGACCTAGAACTTG GTGATGAGGACGAGGTCAAGGAAAGAGAAACAAAGCAGGAATACATTCTTCTATGTGATTGGGTAAAGCAGCAACTTGGTGACAAGGTAGCCAAAGTCCAAGTTTCAAAGCGTCTAAGCTCATCTCCATGTGTTCTTGTTTCTGGCAAGTTTGGATGGTCAGCCAATATGGAAAG GTTGATGAAAGCACAAGCTCTTGGAGACACTTCCAGCTTGGAGTTCATGAGGGGAAGGAGAATACTGGAAATTAATCCAGACCACCCTATCATTAAAGACTTAAAC GCTGCCTGCAAAAATGCACCTGATAGCAGTGACGCCAAGAGAGCTGTTGACCTCCTATATGACACAGCATTGATATCTAGTGGATTCTCG CCTGACAGCCCAGCTGAATTAGGTAATAAGATATATGAAATGATGGCTATGGCACTTGGAGGGAGATGGGGTAGATCTGAAGACGACGCAGCAGAGGCAAACGAGGATAATGCTGCAGAATCTGATGCCAATGTAGATGCGGTCTCGGAGCCAGAAGTTATAGAACCATCAGAAGTTAGGGCAGAGAGTGATCCTTGGAATGATTGA
- the LOC8264647 gene encoding DNA-directed RNA polymerase 1B, mitochondrial isoform X2: MWRNFARRTSLSSKKLNFSSDCTQLNQDLDILQKVRHPEAQTLLCSPYSFLGSRRISGLSSQNHEFIKPSFTNLTNPFGFSHFLFKGYATAAAQVIASTDESDFSGCDELQEQIEEINKHHKKMDAHFRQQQQQQQRKKTIAGMGIGKYTILKKRQIKMETEAWEEAAREYQELLTDMCEQKLAPNLPYIKSLFLGWFEPLRDAIAKEQELSREKNNKLSHGPYFDALPADMMAVITMHKLMGLLMTTNGGNGSVRVVQAACAVGEAIEHEARIHRFLEKTKKKKKSTKNEEPEGKLEPVTSDAEKLAKEQEKLRKKVTELMKKQKVQQVRGLTKGHDDSMPWGQEAQVGCRLIQLLIETAYIQPPVNQLGDGLPDIRPAFMHTLKNVMKDTQKTSRRYGVIECDPIVRNGLEKSARHMVIPYMPMLVPPLNWEGYDQGAYLFLPSYVMRTHGAKQQRNAVKRTPWKQLEPVYEALNTLGNTKWRINKKILTVVDRIWANGGRLAGLIDREDEPLPEELETEDENEIKKWKWKVKNVKKENSERHSQRCDIELKLAVARKMKDEDGFYYPHNLDFRGRAYPMHPHLNHLGSDMCRGILEFAEGRPLGKSGFRWLKIHLANVYAGGVDKLSYEGRVAFTENHLDDIFDSADRPLEGRRWWLGAEDPFQCLATCFNLAEAFRSSSPETTISHMPIHQDGSCNGLQHYAALGRDKLGAAAVNLVSGEKPADVYSGIAARVLDIMRTDAEKDPGTNPNALHAKLLINQVDRKLVKQTVMTSVYGVTYIGARDQIKRRLKERDAVADDPSLYAASCYAAKTTLMALEEMFEGARSIMAWLGECAKVIASENQPVQWTTPLGLPVVQPYRQLGRHLIKTSLQMLALQKETDKIMVKRQRTAFPPNFVHSLDGSHMMMTAVACKHAGLNFAGVHDSYWTHACDVDEMNRILRENFVELYEAPILENLLEGFQKSFPKLKFPPLPDRGDFDLRDVLESPYFFN, from the exons ATGTGGAGAAACTTTGCCAGAAGAACCTCTTTGTCTTCAAAGAAGCTTAATTTCTCTTCAGATTGTACACAACTCAATCAAGATTTAGACATTCTTCAAAAAGTCAGACACCCAGAAGCTCAAACACTCCTATGTTCACCTTATTCGTTTCTGGGTTCTCGCCGAATTAGTGGATTATCTTCTCAGAATCATGAATTTATCAAACCCAGTTTCACAAATTTAACAAACCCGTTCGGGTTTTCTCATTTCTTGTTCAAGGGTTATGCAACTGCAGCTGCACAAGTAATTGCTTCAACGGACGAATCAGATTTTTCTGGGTGTGATGAATTGCAAGAGCAGATAGAGGAAATCAATAAACACCACAAGAAAATGGATGCACACTTTAGGCaacaacagcagcagcaacagcGAAAGAAAACAATAGCTGGTATGGGCATAGGCAAATACACCATACTTAAAAAGAGACAAATAAAGATGGAGACTGAGGCATGGGAAGAAGCAGCTAGAGAGTATCAAGAATTGTTAACTGACATGTGTGAGCAGAAACTAGCTCCCAATTTGCCTTATATAAAGTCTCTGTTTTTGGGTTGGTTCGAGCCTTTGAGAGATGCTATTGCTAAAGAGCAGGAATTGAGTAGGGAAAAGAATAATAAGTTGTCTCATGGACCTTATTTCGATGCATTGCCTGCGGATATGATGGCTGTTATTACTATGCATAAATTGATGGGATTGTTGATGACAACTAATGGTGGGAATGGGAGTGTTAGGGTGGTTCAAGCTGCCTGTGCTGTTGGTGAGGCAATTGAGCATGAG GCTAGGATACACAGGTTCTTGgaaaagacaaagaagaaaaagaaaagcacaaAAAATGAGGAACCTGAAGGTAAATTGGAACCTGTGACCAGTGACGCAGAGAAACTTGCTAAAGAACAGGAGAAACTGAGGAAAAAAGTCACTGAACTCATGAAAAAGCAAAAGGTTCAGCAAGTAAGAGGTCTAACGAAGGGCCATGATGATTCAATGCCCTGGGGTCAGGAAGCACAG GTTGGCTGCCGGTTGATTCAATTGTTAATTGAAACAGCCTATATACAACCTCCAGTCAATCAATTGGGAGATGGTCTACCTGATATTCGCCCTGCATTTATGCACACCCTCAAAAATGTCATGAAAGACACACA GAAAACTAGCCGGAGATACGGTGTTATTGAATGTGACCCAATTGTTCGTAACGGCCTTGAGAAATCT GCCAGGCACATGGTCATCCCTTACATGCCAATGTTGGTTCCTCCTTTGAATTGGGAAGG GTATGATCAAGGTGCATACTTATTTTTGCCATCCTATGTTATGCGGACCCATGGAGCAAAGCAACAACGTAATGCAGTTAAAAGGACTCCATGGAAACAATTAGAGCCTGTTTATGAG GCCCTCAATACACTAGGAAATACGAAGTGGAGAATAAATAAGAAGATACTTACAGTAGTTGACAGAATATGGGCTAATGGAGGCCGTCTAGCTGGTTTGATTGACCGTGAAGAT GAACCTTTGCCTGAAGAGCTAGAAACAGAAgatgaaaatgaaattaaaaaatggaaGTGGAAAGTgaaaaatgtgaagaaagagaaTAGCGAGAGACATTCACAGCGGTGTGATATTGAACTTAAACTTGCT GTTGCTCGGAAGATGAAGGATGAGGATGGCTTCTACTACCCTCATAACCTTGATTTTCGTGGCCGTGCTTACCCTATGCACCCACATTTGAACCATCTTGGCTCTGATATGTGTCGCGGTATTCTGGAGTTTGCAGAGGGGCGCCCTCTTGGGAAGTCTGGCTTCCGCTGGCTGAAGATACATTTGGCAAATGTATATGCTGGTGGTGTAGACAAGTTATCCTATGAGGGTAGGGTAGCATTTACTGAGAATCATCTGGATGATATTTTTGATTCTGCAGACCGCCCTCTTGAAGGAAGGCGCTGGTGGTTGGGTGCAGAGGATCCTTTTCAATGCTTGGCAACATGTTTTAATCTCGCAGAAGCATTTAGAAGCTCCTCTCCAGAAACTACTATTTCACATATGCCCATCCACCAG GATGGTTCCTGCAACGGTTTGCAACACTATGCTGCCCTTGGAAGGGACAAG TTGGGAGCAGCTGCAGTCAATCTTGTTAGTGGAGAGAAACCTGCAGATGTATACTCGGGAATAGCCGCCAG GGTTCTTGATATAATGAGGACAGATGCGGAGAAAGATCCTGGAACTAATCCAAATGCATTGCATGCTAAGCTTTTAATCAATCAG GTCGACAGGAAATTGGTGAAGCAGACAGTGATGACATCAGTGTATGGTGTCACTTATATTGGTGCTCGTGACCAAATCAAAAGAAGGTTAAAAGAACGTGATGCTGTTGCAGATGATCCATCCTTGTATGCTGCATCTTGCTATGCGGCAAAA ACCACCTTGATGGCTTTAGAGGAGATGTTTGAAGGTGCTAGAAGTATCATGGCCTGGCTTGGTGAATGTGCAAAG GTAATAGCTTCAGAAAATCAACCTGTGCAATGGACCACTCCTCTTGGACTTCCTGTTGTACAACCTTATAGACAGTTGGGAAGGCATCTT ATTAAGACTTCCCTTCAGATGCTGGCATTACAAAAGGAAACAGACAAG ATAATGGTAAAGCGTCAAAGAACAGCTTTTCCACCAAACTTTGTTCATTCCCTTGATGGTTCTCACATGATGATGACTGCTGTTGCCTGCAAACATGCAGGCTTGAACTTTGCAG GAGTCCATGATTCATACTGGACACATGCATGCGACGTTGACGAGATGAATAGGATACTTAGAGAAAACTTTGTTGAACTCTATGAGGCACCGATACTAGAGAAT TTGTTGGAAGGCTTTCAGAAGTCATTCCCCAAGTTGAAGTTTCCTCCCTTACCGGATCGAGGAGACTTTGATCTTAGAGATGTTCTGGAGTCTCCCTATTTTTTCAACTAG
- the LOC8272797 gene encoding alpha/beta hydrolase domain-containing protein 17B, producing MGTATSSMAAKFAFFPPNPPSYNIVVDEETGKLRISSDVQQRDNVVDVLRLCTKKGNEIIAMYVKHPSASLTVLYSHGNAADLGQMYHIFTELSLHLNVNLMGYDYSGYGQSAGKPSEQDTYADIEAAYKCLEETYGVKEEDIILYGQSVGSGPTLELATRLPQLRAVILHSPILSGLRVMYPVKKTFWFDIYKNIDKIPLVNCPVLVIHGTEDDVVDFSHGKQLWELCKEKYEPLWLKGGNHCNLELYPEYLRHLRKFISAIEKLPPHLRNVSEQSADQPEQQPANVPDSNKEKSRPSTDHKEKARPSTGQREKTRLSTDSREKGRGSTDRREKSRKSIDRAAKARNSTDQPERARNSFDRLGDMVRSVGLCNVDCLKQTASEA from the exons ATGGGAACAGCAACATCTTCAATGGCAGCAAAATTTGCCTTCTTCCCACCAAACCCACCATCTTATAACATAGTCGTTGATGAGGAAACTGGGAAACTAAGGATCTCTTCAGATGTACAGCAAAGAGACAACGTCGTTGATGTGTTGAGACTTTGTACTAAGAAAGGGAATGAGATTATTGCTATGTACGTAAAGCACCCATCAGCCTCTTTGACTGTGTTATACTCTCATGGCAATGCTGCTGATCTTGGTCAAATGTATCATATTTTCACTGAGCTTAGTTTGCACCTTAATGTTAATCTTATGGG GTATGATTATTCTGGTTATGGACAGTCTGCCGGCAAG CCAAGTGAACAAGACACATATGCTGATATAGAGGCTGCATACAAATGCCTGGAGGAGACATATGGAGTGAAAGAGGAAGACATAATATTGTATGGCCAATCAGTAGGAAGTGGACCTACTCTTGAATTGGCTACTCGTTTGCCCCAATTACGAGCTGTGATTCTTCATAGTCCTATCTTGTCTGGGCTTAGGGTCATGTACCCTGTTAAGAAAACTTTTTGGTTTGACATTTATAAG AACATTGATAAAATTCCACTAGTCAACTGCCCAGTTCTGGTAATTCAT GGAACTGAAGATGACGTTGTGGATTTTTCCCATGGGAAGCAGTTGTGGGAGCTctgtaaagaaaaatatgaaccttTGTGGCTCAAAGGAGGAAATCACTGCAATTTAGAACTCTATCCGGAGTACTTAAGGCACCTCAGGAAGTTCATATCCGCCATTGAGAAACTGCCACCGCATCTTAGAAATGTATCCGAACAAAGTGCAGATCAACCTGAGCAGCAGCCAGCGAACGTTCCAGATTCCAATAAGGAAAAATCAAGGCCAAGCACAGATCATAAAGAGAAAGCTAGACCAAGTACTGGGCAGAGAGAAAAGACGAGGCTGAGTACAGATAGtagagaaaaaggaagaggcagCACTGATAGAAGAGAGAAGTCAAGAAAGAGCATTGATCGTGCAGCGAAAGCAAGAAACAGCACGGATCAGCCTGAAAGAGCAAGGAACAGCTTCGATCG GTTGGGAGATATGGTTAGATCTGTTGGATTGTGCAATGTTGATTGTCTGAAGCAGACAGCTTCGGAAGCCTAA
- the LOC8264646 gene encoding amino acid transporter AVT6A gives MKLDKKKMKKTTRETHNQESPLLPKTRADGQEAKDFNGASFLGAVFNLSTTIIGAGIMALPAIMKVLGVGLGIGMIVLVAILTEYSLEILLRYSKAAKVESYGGVMGDAFGNIGKRLLQIFILLNIVGVLIVYIIIIGDVLSGTSSNGVHHAGVLEGWFGSHWWNGRTFVLLFITLSVFAPLSCFKRIDSLRYTSALAFALAVVFLIITAGITIFKLVNGSVAMPRFVPNVSDIASFWNLFTVVPILVTAFICHVNIHTIENELEDSSLIQPVMRTSISLCSTVYILTSFFGILLFGNSTLDDVLANFDTNLGVPYSYVLNDVIRISYALHLILVFPVVFHPLRLNLDGLLFPSARPLVLDNCRFTLISITLISLIFLGANFISSIWIAFQFTGATSSIVIGFIFPAAIALRDPHLVASKKDKVLSVFMIFLALFSSLVAIYSDAYALFRKNPSPHE, from the exons ATGAAGTTAgacaagaaaaagatgaagaaaacAACAAGGGAAACCCACAATCAAGAATCCCCATTGCTTCCCAAAACAAGAGCAGATGGCCAAGAAGCGAAAGATTTCAACGGAGCTTCATTTCTTGGAGCAGTGTTTAATCTTTCGACAACTATTATTGGTGCTGGTATCATGGCATTGCCTGCTATTATGAAAGTGCTGGGAGTTGGTCTCGGGATTGGTATGATAGTGCTTGTTGCTATACTCACTGAGTATTCTTTAGAGATTCTTTTGAGGTATAGTAAGGCTGCAAAAGTGGAGTCTTATGGTGGAGTCATGGGAGATGCTTTTGGGAATATTGGCAAGCGGCTGCTTCAGATTTTTATACTGCTTAACATTGTTGGGGTCCTCATTGTCTACATAATCATAATTG GTGATGTACTGTCTGGAACATCTTCAAATGGAGTTCATCATGCTGGTGTATTGGAAGGATGGTTTGGAAGCCATTGGTGGAATGGCCGTACAtttgttcttcttttcattACTCTTTCTGTATTTGCTCCATTGTCATGCTTCAAGCGGATAG ATTCATTGAGATACACATCCGCCTTAGCATTTGCACTTGCAgttgtttttcttattattactGCCGGAATCACAATATTCAAATTGGTTAATGGAAGTGTTGCCATGCCTAGGTTTGTTCCTAATGTCTCTGATATCGCATCATTCTGGAATCTCTTCACTGTCGTCCCCATTCTTGTGACGGCATTTATCTGTCATGTCAACA TTCATACAATTGAAAATGAGCTGGAAGACTCTTCTCTGATACAGCCAGTCATGCGGACATCCATATCTCTCTGCTCTACTGTCTATATATTGACAAGCTTCTTTGGAATCCTCCTGTTTGGAAACTCCACATTAGATGATGTGTTGGCCAACTTTGACACTAATCTTGGTGTCCCTTACAGTTATGTGCTGAATGATGTTATTCGCATCAGTTATGCTCTCCATCTCATTCTTGTTTTCCCTGTAGTCTTCCATCCGTTGCGCTTGAATTTGGATggtcttctttttccttcagCCAGGCCACTGGTTTTGGATAACTGTAGGTTTACATTGATCAGCATAACACTCATCAGTCTCATTTTCTTGGGTGCAAATTTCATATCTAGCATCTGGATTGCTTTTCAATTCACTGGAGCAACTTCTTCAATTGTCATTGGATTTATCTTTCCAGCTGCTATTGCCCTGAG GGATCCCCATTTAGTGGCATCGAAGAAGGATAAGGTGTTGTCCGtattcatgatttttcttgctttgttCTCAAGTTTGGTGGCCATTTATTCTGATGCATATGCATTGTTCAGAAAGAACCCTTCCCCACATGAATAA
- the LOC8264647 gene encoding DNA-directed RNA polymerase 1B, mitochondrial isoform X1, producing MWRNFARRTSLSSKKLNFSSDCTQLNQDLDILQKVRHPEAQTLLCSPYSFLGSRRISGLSSQNHEFIKPSFTNLTNPFGFSHFLFKGYATAAAQVIASTDESDFSGCDELQEQIEEINKHHKKMDAHFRQQQQQQQRKKTIAGMGIGKYTILKKRQIKMETEAWEEAAREYQELLTDMCEQKLAPNLPYIKSLFLGWFEPLRDAIAKEQELSREKNNKLSHGPYFDALPADMMAVITMHKLMGLLMTTNGGNGSVRVVQAACAVGEAIEHEARIHRFLEKTKKKKKSTKNEEPEGKLEPVTSDAEKLAKEQEKLRKKVTELMKKQKVQQVRGLTKGHDDSMPWGQEAQVKVGCRLIQLLIETAYIQPPVNQLGDGLPDIRPAFMHTLKNVMKDTQKTSRRYGVIECDPIVRNGLEKSARHMVIPYMPMLVPPLNWEGYDQGAYLFLPSYVMRTHGAKQQRNAVKRTPWKQLEPVYEALNTLGNTKWRINKKILTVVDRIWANGGRLAGLIDREDEPLPEELETEDENEIKKWKWKVKNVKKENSERHSQRCDIELKLAVARKMKDEDGFYYPHNLDFRGRAYPMHPHLNHLGSDMCRGILEFAEGRPLGKSGFRWLKIHLANVYAGGVDKLSYEGRVAFTENHLDDIFDSADRPLEGRRWWLGAEDPFQCLATCFNLAEAFRSSSPETTISHMPIHQDGSCNGLQHYAALGRDKLGAAAVNLVSGEKPADVYSGIAARVLDIMRTDAEKDPGTNPNALHAKLLINQVDRKLVKQTVMTSVYGVTYIGARDQIKRRLKERDAVADDPSLYAASCYAAKTTLMALEEMFEGARSIMAWLGECAKVIASENQPVQWTTPLGLPVVQPYRQLGRHLIKTSLQMLALQKETDKIMVKRQRTAFPPNFVHSLDGSHMMMTAVACKHAGLNFAGVHDSYWTHACDVDEMNRILRENFVELYEAPILENLLEGFQKSFPKLKFPPLPDRGDFDLRDVLESPYFFN from the exons ATGTGGAGAAACTTTGCCAGAAGAACCTCTTTGTCTTCAAAGAAGCTTAATTTCTCTTCAGATTGTACACAACTCAATCAAGATTTAGACATTCTTCAAAAAGTCAGACACCCAGAAGCTCAAACACTCCTATGTTCACCTTATTCGTTTCTGGGTTCTCGCCGAATTAGTGGATTATCTTCTCAGAATCATGAATTTATCAAACCCAGTTTCACAAATTTAACAAACCCGTTCGGGTTTTCTCATTTCTTGTTCAAGGGTTATGCAACTGCAGCTGCACAAGTAATTGCTTCAACGGACGAATCAGATTTTTCTGGGTGTGATGAATTGCAAGAGCAGATAGAGGAAATCAATAAACACCACAAGAAAATGGATGCACACTTTAGGCaacaacagcagcagcaacagcGAAAGAAAACAATAGCTGGTATGGGCATAGGCAAATACACCATACTTAAAAAGAGACAAATAAAGATGGAGACTGAGGCATGGGAAGAAGCAGCTAGAGAGTATCAAGAATTGTTAACTGACATGTGTGAGCAGAAACTAGCTCCCAATTTGCCTTATATAAAGTCTCTGTTTTTGGGTTGGTTCGAGCCTTTGAGAGATGCTATTGCTAAAGAGCAGGAATTGAGTAGGGAAAAGAATAATAAGTTGTCTCATGGACCTTATTTCGATGCATTGCCTGCGGATATGATGGCTGTTATTACTATGCATAAATTGATGGGATTGTTGATGACAACTAATGGTGGGAATGGGAGTGTTAGGGTGGTTCAAGCTGCCTGTGCTGTTGGTGAGGCAATTGAGCATGAG GCTAGGATACACAGGTTCTTGgaaaagacaaagaagaaaaagaaaagcacaaAAAATGAGGAACCTGAAGGTAAATTGGAACCTGTGACCAGTGACGCAGAGAAACTTGCTAAAGAACAGGAGAAACTGAGGAAAAAAGTCACTGAACTCATGAAAAAGCAAAAGGTTCAGCAAGTAAGAGGTCTAACGAAGGGCCATGATGATTCAATGCCCTGGGGTCAGGAAGCACAGGTTAAG GTTGGCTGCCGGTTGATTCAATTGTTAATTGAAACAGCCTATATACAACCTCCAGTCAATCAATTGGGAGATGGTCTACCTGATATTCGCCCTGCATTTATGCACACCCTCAAAAATGTCATGAAAGACACACA GAAAACTAGCCGGAGATACGGTGTTATTGAATGTGACCCAATTGTTCGTAACGGCCTTGAGAAATCT GCCAGGCACATGGTCATCCCTTACATGCCAATGTTGGTTCCTCCTTTGAATTGGGAAGG GTATGATCAAGGTGCATACTTATTTTTGCCATCCTATGTTATGCGGACCCATGGAGCAAAGCAACAACGTAATGCAGTTAAAAGGACTCCATGGAAACAATTAGAGCCTGTTTATGAG GCCCTCAATACACTAGGAAATACGAAGTGGAGAATAAATAAGAAGATACTTACAGTAGTTGACAGAATATGGGCTAATGGAGGCCGTCTAGCTGGTTTGATTGACCGTGAAGAT GAACCTTTGCCTGAAGAGCTAGAAACAGAAgatgaaaatgaaattaaaaaatggaaGTGGAAAGTgaaaaatgtgaagaaagagaaTAGCGAGAGACATTCACAGCGGTGTGATATTGAACTTAAACTTGCT GTTGCTCGGAAGATGAAGGATGAGGATGGCTTCTACTACCCTCATAACCTTGATTTTCGTGGCCGTGCTTACCCTATGCACCCACATTTGAACCATCTTGGCTCTGATATGTGTCGCGGTATTCTGGAGTTTGCAGAGGGGCGCCCTCTTGGGAAGTCTGGCTTCCGCTGGCTGAAGATACATTTGGCAAATGTATATGCTGGTGGTGTAGACAAGTTATCCTATGAGGGTAGGGTAGCATTTACTGAGAATCATCTGGATGATATTTTTGATTCTGCAGACCGCCCTCTTGAAGGAAGGCGCTGGTGGTTGGGTGCAGAGGATCCTTTTCAATGCTTGGCAACATGTTTTAATCTCGCAGAAGCATTTAGAAGCTCCTCTCCAGAAACTACTATTTCACATATGCCCATCCACCAG GATGGTTCCTGCAACGGTTTGCAACACTATGCTGCCCTTGGAAGGGACAAG TTGGGAGCAGCTGCAGTCAATCTTGTTAGTGGAGAGAAACCTGCAGATGTATACTCGGGAATAGCCGCCAG GGTTCTTGATATAATGAGGACAGATGCGGAGAAAGATCCTGGAACTAATCCAAATGCATTGCATGCTAAGCTTTTAATCAATCAG GTCGACAGGAAATTGGTGAAGCAGACAGTGATGACATCAGTGTATGGTGTCACTTATATTGGTGCTCGTGACCAAATCAAAAGAAGGTTAAAAGAACGTGATGCTGTTGCAGATGATCCATCCTTGTATGCTGCATCTTGCTATGCGGCAAAA ACCACCTTGATGGCTTTAGAGGAGATGTTTGAAGGTGCTAGAAGTATCATGGCCTGGCTTGGTGAATGTGCAAAG GTAATAGCTTCAGAAAATCAACCTGTGCAATGGACCACTCCTCTTGGACTTCCTGTTGTACAACCTTATAGACAGTTGGGAAGGCATCTT ATTAAGACTTCCCTTCAGATGCTGGCATTACAAAAGGAAACAGACAAG ATAATGGTAAAGCGTCAAAGAACAGCTTTTCCACCAAACTTTGTTCATTCCCTTGATGGTTCTCACATGATGATGACTGCTGTTGCCTGCAAACATGCAGGCTTGAACTTTGCAG GAGTCCATGATTCATACTGGACACATGCATGCGACGTTGACGAGATGAATAGGATACTTAGAGAAAACTTTGTTGAACTCTATGAGGCACCGATACTAGAGAAT TTGTTGGAAGGCTTTCAGAAGTCATTCCCCAAGTTGAAGTTTCCTCCCTTACCGGATCGAGGAGACTTTGATCTTAGAGATGTTCTGGAGTCTCCCTATTTTTTCAACTAG